One Roseomonas gilardii subsp. gilardii genomic region harbors:
- a CDS encoding cellulose binding domain-containing protein, translating to MSLHVQFRIVSTWSQGFQAEIVITNGGQTSMRRWTLCLVPSWQILEVWNARHDGQAVQGHLIRLHPEGTDPLHPGQSSTIGLIANGPPQIPVIRTCWDDTGPPLPHPSPGCQG from the coding sequence TTGTCGCTCCATGTCCAGTTCCGCATCGTCAGCACCTGGAGCCAGGGCTTCCAGGCCGAGATCGTCATCACCAACGGGGGACAGACCTCCATGCGGCGCTGGACACTCTGCCTGGTTCCAAGTTGGCAGATCCTGGAAGTCTGGAATGCCCGGCATGACGGCCAGGCCGTGCAGGGGCACCTCATCCGCCTGCATCCCGAGGGGACGGACCCGCTGCATCCGGGGCAAAGCTCGACGATCGGGCTGATCGCCAATGGTCCGCCCCAGATTCCCGTCATCAGGACATGCTGGGACGATACCGGCCCGCCGCTTCCTCACCCCTCCCCCGGTTGCCAGGGCTGA